The stretch of DNA GAGGTCATGTTTAATAAAGTTTATTTCTCAGAGGAGTCAGAACATTTACCAAGGAAAATTCTGactaattttctaaaattttatgCAGCAAGCTCAGTTCtagaaggagaagaaagtgcAACAAGTGatttcagagacagaaatgaCACAGAATTTGAAGAAGTACCAACAATTGTGAGTATATAATGCTAAATAAAAGATCCTTTATGTTACCTTCTTATTCACTGCCACTTCCCACCTCTTCCAATTCAGTATCTCTCAAAGAGTTTCAGTCAAACTAACCTCAAAAACTAATTTACAAAAACCCACTGTAAAAAGGCAGGTCTGCAAAATTCTGCAGCCTTCTACATCTTCTGCAGTTCTACCAAGAGATCTGATGTAGAAATCCTCTAGCTGGGGAGACAAATCAGCTTATCTTGGTTTGTTTGGTCTCTGTACACAAGTCAAACATGAGAGGTGACTGCTAAACAAGTATCCACACCTGACAGATCAAGAAATTTAAATGTTGCTTTATACATGTAGACTGAATGTACTgagggggttttttccctctttcccccttGTCATTTCCCACAAGACTACACAATGTAATAAATGTTTTGCAGTTTGGAGAACTGAAGACCACAGAAAGTGCCTTCATCCAGGATGGAGAAATTGAAAATGCTACTGCTTATGAAGTTAACACAGAAACTGTTGATGgtaaaaaatccctttcatttctatttttacacTTCAAAGTTATACTGCCATCTACTAAACAATATCTGGAAATCTCAAATACTCTCTCAAACTTCATTTGCTCACTTTCTATCAAAGGAACAAGCTCAAACCATTGTGGCAAAGTCAATAAAAGTTTTGGATATAGCCTTTCAGATTGGAAGGCAACAGTGTGCAAAGCAGAGGGAGTAATTATTGTCTTTCTGCCTTTACAGGTGAACGGAGTGGGGAAACAGAGAAAACTGATGAAGGTATTAAAGACAAGATTTGCTTACAAAGACAAGGGAGAAATGCAACTGCCAGGCAATTCCCCTTCCAGCAGCCCTTCCTGTGCCCATGCCATTAAATAAAGGTTCCAGgagaggcacagctgctccctgagctgctttcCCTGGGTCACCAGCTCACTATCTCCATATCCACATCCCTATGGAGCCCTTCAGCCCAAAGGCATGGCTCCAgactgtggcattcacattttctgaaaaatccctttgcccaggatttttctcctgggaagccaagaagcctcagagaaaaggaaaacaattcttatttcatttgcttctgtgttttgctcGTTTGGagtgtgtttggagattgtttacccacaggtgattgttccattgaattctggtgtgagttgttttgactcaatgaccaatcagggccaagctgtgtcaggactctggaaagagtcatgagttttcattattatctttttagccttctgtaaatATCCTTCCTGTATactttagtatagtttagtacagcgttctttaatataatatagtatcataaaataataaattagccttctgagaacatggagtcagattcatcattccttccttcatctgggGGGAATCCAAATACAACACCAGGCTGGTGAACATCCAAATCTACTTTAGAATTcacaagacaaaaagaaatttccCCAAGGAGTAGAATGCAGCAGAACAGCACCAGGTCCATCAGTAGCCTCTTATCAATGGTCTCCATGAGATACATACTAACATTCCCAATTTCTTCTTTCAGGTGGCCTGGGAACAATTGCACTGCTTGGAATAATTATTGGAATCATTGTTGCAGTTGGAATCCTTGCAGGAATAATAATTGCAGTTGTGAGGAAGATGTCAGGCAGGTACTCGTAAGTAAATTGCTCATCAGGCTTTTTCTTCAAGCATCTTCCTCTGAGCAGGGTCACAGGAATCACTTGGGAAATTTCTAAGGTTTCTGTTTTGACAAAAACAACTCATTTTCCTGGTTTACAGTGCCTTAGACAGACTCAGCAAGAGCTGCCAGTGTGGTATGGTGTCTGCATGCTCTCTCATGTGCTTCAGAAGATCTTCCCAGCCAGTGTGCACATACTGTTATAATATCAGGTGCTTGGGGCCAAGATTACTCTGGGGAACAGAGGCATTCACTAGGGACTACAACAGGTTCCAGAAGTAGTGGATAACATGTGAACATtgggtgtcactgtcatattttctggaaaaatccccttgcccaggatttttctcctgggaagctgagaagcctcagagaaaaagcaaaacaataattatctgatttgcttctcctgtgttttgctgctttggaatgtgtttggagattgtttacccacaggtgattgtttcattggtttcatgtgaattgttttgacttaatgaccaatcatgaTCAGGCTGTGtggggactctggaaagagcaatgagttttcattattatctttttagccttctgtaaggatcctttctgtattctttagtatagtttagtatagcattctttaatataatatagatcataaaataataaattagccttctgagaacatggagtcagattcatcactCCTTCCAACAATGGGGGTCTCAGAAAATACCAGACACTGGGGAGTGATCTCTACCTTATTTTTTGGTGACACACAAATCTAAAGAGTTTTACAAACTCTGAAAGTAAGAAAACCCCAGGAAACTGAGCAGATACTGGGCACCAGGAGAAAGCCAACTTGAAACTAGGAAGAGAAACACAGAGGTGAtaggaaagacaaagaaaaggagaaaaaaaccatcaTGTGACTTAAAATTTGGGTAATGATGAACAATAAAATGTCTGCTTTATGTTTTCCAGGCCCTAAACACAGCTGAAACAAGCAACCATACCATTCCATGCTGGAAAATACAAGTGCTCCTTATTTCATACAAACTAAAGACTATTCCTGTATTTGTGTGAGAAGATGATCCATGGAAAATATAGTCAAAGAATTTCAGATCTATGGGGATACCACACAATTCTAAGGACCACCCTCACACCCCCTCTTGCACAGAGCATGGAATATTTCATAGGATTTTTTTACTAACCAGAATTTTActagaagaaaaagatattgcagtaaaaaaaccctgcagcaaAGAGATGTACATCTGAAATGTGATTTGCAGGTATTATATGCTTGAGTTTTAAATGTTACCAAAGATTATTTCACATTACATTATAtgtattcttttaaaacaacaacaaaaaagtggTTTTGCCTGGTTAAGTGCTCCTGGCATGTTTATCTACCACACGATGTatcaaaaaggagaaattagCTTCAATGAGAACCAGTTATTTACAAATTAGGAAAATACTGGATATTGGAAGCTAAAATCTTTCTAATGCTGATACAGATTTTCTGCTCTTGATATTTATGTTATTTTGTGGCAAAATATGGTAGATCTGGCTGGAACTGATCTACCAACTGAAAGCTTGCTCATCTGACTATGGCATCAGGAATTTCCTGCCTTCTCTTGTTGCAGAGACATGCAGGAATTGAAATACACATCCTGAATTAAGGGGTGCTTGGAAAATACCCAGTTTTGATGGGTCACTTTAGAGCTGATGTGTAGAAGCTTTTGAATTAGTGTACACTGTGTTTTCTCATTATGCCTGTCCCATTTTCTAACTGTACAGCTGATTTGTTTGACAACATGTGCAACACCAGGTCAGAATGTGTCACTGAGGTGTGATGCAGCTTCGGAgtctgcagcttttctggggCATATTTAGCAGCACACAGCCTGAATGGACAGAGCTCAGAGCAAAGGCTTTGCATGACAAGTGACTGCAGTGCATCAGGTTTCCTAAATGCTATGACACTTCAGTGTTTGGTGTAAAAATCATGATAATCAGTATCATAATTCATTGCTAAATTTGTCAGCTtatctgtgtttgcttttctgtttctttcacgTGCCTCAAACTATCATATCAATACAagctttggaaataaaaatcataatatAAACTGTATTATTTTACAATAattgttcttgttttcttgaaaaaaaaaaattaaaatgtcttaCTGTTCTTTCAAATTTCCTGACTTATTTTGCTACTTATCAATGTAATGTCTACAACCAACTCACTTGACattgataaatgaaattataattGAAAAGTAAACATATGAGAGATAACTAATTCAGAAGTCTTTAGTT from Camarhynchus parvulus chromosome 21, STF_HiC, whole genome shotgun sequence encodes:
- the PDPN gene encoding podoplanin isoform X2, which translates into the protein MFLKVPFFILLLGSLPFVALAQEASSVLEGEESATSDFRDRNDTEFEEVPTIFGELKTTESAFIQDGEIENATAYEVNTETVDGERSGETEKTDEGGLGTIALLGIIIGIIVAVGILAGIIIAVVRKMSGRP
- the PDPN gene encoding podoplanin isoform X1, which produces MFLKVPFFILLLGSLPFVALAQEASSVLEGEESATSDFRDRNDTEFEEVPTIFGELKTTESAFIQDGEIENATAYEVNTETVDGERSGETEKTDEGGLGTIALLGIIIGIIVAVGILAGIIIAVVRKMSGRYSP